CCCAATAAGCAATCGGTGGGAAAGTGAGAGACCAGCAGTTGTTCCACCCCACAGCCGGAGATGTTGAGATGCCACAGATGGGGGAGATTGGAGAAGCCTTCACTGAGAAGTTCAAGGCGTGGCACATGCAGATCGAGGAACGACAATTGCGGCAAGTTTAGTGAACTGTTCGCTGCTCCAATGGTTAGCTTTGTTTGCGTGTTTCTGATTTCTAATCCGCGAAGATTTGTTGTGGGGACATCGTTTATCTCCTCGAGACTGCTTAATTCGTGACATTTTATGCTGTAGATCCCTGAATCTACTATCTCACAAAATTGTGCTGCAGCAGTGACAACACAGCAGATGAGCCAGAGAATTGACCAATTTAAGAACGACATTTATTTGCGACAGTTCATCTATAACTGAAGATAGCTTGGTTGAAtacgcaaaataaataaagttcgCATATTTCGATTACCGGTTTTTGAACGTCAGAAGAGATAGTCTATATAATCAAAATAGAGAGAAGCCTGCAGGTTATAAAACATAGgcattgtaaaaaaaaacttgtttcgATGcgaattattatattaatctgctttttctttcattaattataattcCGACTGGTTTGATCTACAGAAGCCAAAATTAAACAGAACATAGTACAGCAACCCACCGCTAGATGGCATAGCTTTCGGGTAGAACAATCGATTAAACAATCTACCAAACTAGGGAACAGTGTCCTCAGTCTTCAGATGATTCATGAGATACATAACTATTacacaaacataaatacaattacTTAAATACAGTAATTGTATGTTTGGTAAAAAGAACAAAAGctataatatgcaaaaaaaatcgttgcctacttttcggAGTAAGGAAATATTGCACTATGGTCCAGGAGACCACTTTTCTTGATGGAAATGAATAACTCCTAAATTACATGAGATTTTTTGATGCGGTTTCTTTATTTGAACTAACGAAGGTCCCTAGAATAATTTGTGGAAAGTGGGCGTGTCTACTTCTACCATAGCTATTACTTTCTGCAGCGTAGTGGTAACTCAACGATATAGctaaaatacatttgaaatttaataaggTACTAATGTACTGTAAGAATTACTACACATCGCATTTATTGCTAAAGAGCTTGaaagtttttcacttttaactCATTAGTAATACATTAATtactattaattttaatatcattttacCTTACCtagttaattttatatacttggctttattgaaaattcctaaattttaaatttattgatttgtatATCATTATTACATAATGCAATACTCACAAGTTAATATAATTGTAGTTATACCATACCTAGTTAATTTTACACACTCtgctttatttcaaatttccaaTATATGCGCGCCATCTTTAAAATTCACTTCCAATAGCGCGTCAGCTGTTGGAACAGCTGATTGTCATTTGCGCCGGCTGCACTTTGTTTTGGTTACGTGCAAAATGTTGCGTGTTATTCGAGCCAGTGTCGTTACTCGCTTTTATTCTGTGAAAACTGCCAAGAAAGATGCACAGAAATATACAGACACAATTAATTTACCACGCACCAAGTTTCCCAATCGTTTAACAGCCGCCAAACGCGAGGAACTCGAACGGCAAATACTTGATGTAAGTTTTGACTAACAACTGGAATCACATGGAAGTAAATTGTGATTTTCTCTTGCAGCACAAGATCGCCACAGCTTATCAGCATCAGgaacaacacaaaagcaaGCCAACATTTGTGCTGCACGATGGACCACCTTATGCCAATGGTCAGTTGCATATGGGACACGCTGTCAATAAGATTCTCAAGGACATCACATTGCGGCAGCGTGTGGCACATGGACAGCAGGTGAACTACATTCCAGGCTGGGATTGCCACGGACTGCCCATTGAGCTGAAGGCCACAAATGCGgccactgttgctgctggcgagCAAAGTGCTCTCGAGATTCGTCAGAAATGTGAGTTTACCTTGTTGATTATTCGAATTTCTCATATAAGCTGTTTACTATTGCAGCCCGTGCCTTTGCTTTGGAGGCCATTGCATCACAGCAGCAGGACTTTCGCAGCTGGGGCATTTTGGCCAGCTGGCAGCCGGATAACATTTACTTGACATTCAAGCCAGAGTTCATTGCCAACCAGCTGCAAATGTTTTACAATCTATACGAACGTGGTTTGGTCTATCGCGATCTCAAGCCCGTCTATTGGTCTCCCTCTTCCAGGTGAGCTTTGCTATACTATACcgaatgtattattattactaaacTCTTACCATTTCCCGTACTTTCATAGAACCGCACTGGCCGAAGCAGAGCTGGAGTACGATGCCAATTTTATCAGTCCCTCTGTATACCTGAGATTCGCCTTGAAAGGATTGCCAACAACTGACAAGCAAATCTTTGCCCTGGTCTGGACTACAACGCCTTGGACGCTGCCCAGCAATCAGGCCATTTGCTACAACAGTTCCTTGGAGTATGTGCTAGTCAAACTATCGAATCGCAGTCCCGATGAACTTTATCTCATGGCCTCGGCACTTGTGGCGGACTTTGAGGCAACGACTCAACTGCAGTGCGAGATTGTGCAGCGATTGTCAGGCAGCGATTTGAGCAACTGCAGCTATCAGCATCCCATAGATAAGTCACAGACAGCGCTGCCCTTCTTCGACGCCGCTCATGTGCAGGACAGCAAAGGCACTGGATTGGTGCACACGGCGCCCGCTCATGGTCCGGATGACTTTCTGATCAGTTTGGCCAACAAATTGTCGGTGAAATGTTATGTAAATGAAGCTGGTGTTTATACCCAAGAGGCGCCTGAGTTTCTGCGTGATCGATCTGTGCTGGGCGAAGGCAATACGCTCGTGTTGCAACATCTAGCTGCGGATGTGGTGCATGCCTCTCAGCTGCAGCATTCGTATCCCATCGATTGGCGCACCAAGCAACCTGTAATTATACGTGCCAGTGAGCAGTGGTTCATCAACACAGACAAGTTAAAGGCGCCCGCAGCTGCAGCACTGGAGCAGGTGGAAATCTATCCACGCGTCAATGCGGAGGCAAGCAAGAAGGCGATGCTGACGCAGCTGAACAAACGTCCCTATTGGTGCATCTCTCGACAACGTGCCTGGGGCGTGCCCATACCTGTGCTCTACAAGCGGCACAGCAAGGAAGTGGTGGTCAGTGAGGCACTCATCAAACATCTCTGTACTCTGCTGCACAGCGAGGGATCCATGGACTTTTGGTGGTCAAAGCCACTGGAGGAATTATTGCCTGAACAGCTGCTAAAGCAACTTGGTTGCAATGCAGCTGAGCTGGAAAAGGGCAGCGATATCTTTGACATATGGTTCGATTCCGGCAGCACGTGGTCTGCTGTGCTGAAGGATAACAAAGTGGCTGATCTGTATCTAGAGGGCTATGATCAATTCACTGGGTGGTTTCAATCCTCGCTGCTCACCAGCATTGCAGCAAGGAATTGTGCGCCTTACAAGTGAGTACAAGATGAATGAAACTAGTTCTCCGGAGATCTTAATAATCTATTCCAACAGAGCCCTCTTTGTGCATGGCTTTACGGTGGATGAGAAGGGTCACAAGATGTCCAAGTCACTGGGCAATGTCATCTCGCCCAAGCAAATCACCAAGAAGTATGGAACTGATGCACTACGCTGGTGGGTGGCTTCACATGGCACCCAGCACATGGCCATCACAGTGAGCGACAAGTTGCTTCAGCAATCCGCTGAGAGTTTGAGCAAAGTTCGCGGCACATTGCGTTATCTGAATGGCGTCATCCAGCAGGGggaacagcaacagttgtCTCTGCAGGATGCCAGCTATTTGAACAAGTATTTGCTGCATCAGCTACTCAACTTCGAAGAGGAGGTAAGAGTTGAATAGTAACTGCAATTCGTAGTTTTAAATCGCTGCTTTCCAGATTGAAAAGTTGTACAATGCCTATGAATACAATCGAGTTGTGGCCTGCATCCAAAACTTCCTCGCAAATCAAGTCTCTGGCATTTATGTGCATCTCATCAAGGATCGTTTGTATTGCGGTGATGAGCAGCAATTGAAAGTGATTCGCCACACGTTGACGCAATGCTACAAACAGCTCTGCAAGGCTTTATGGCCCATTGCTCCCTTTTTGATTGGAGAGAGCTGGAGTTACTTTGATGCAGCTGGCGGCGCTTTTCACGAGCAAACTGTGCAGGGTCTGAAAGAGTGGCATAATCTGGAAGCCAATCAGATTGTAATCACAGCCTTGGAAGTGAAGCGGATCATTAATCAACAGGCTGGCGATGTCAACAGTTGGCATCTCGCAGTGAACATCACTTGCAACTCGCAGCAACAATTGGAGCAGCTGTCTGCATTAAATGATGGTAAATTGAATGAAGATGTGGTTAACTCGGAACTGAGCGAGATACTCCAAGTGGGGAGCGTGACACTGCAGGCGGAGTTGAACTCTGGAGCAACTGCAGCGCTAGTCAAGCTGAACAGCTCCGATGCGGAACTTTGTCCGCGTTGTCGTCGCTTCAACATAGTGGAAGAAGAGATCTGCAAGCGCTGTGCGAACATTCTAGCTGTGAAGCAgtagtttaataattaattgttgcttagtttatattaaatttatagaaaactAACAAGTTTAGATCTTTGACTTTAAGTTTAGTTCAATGGAAGTTTGGAGTTTGAAATTATAAGACCTTTCCATCTTCTCTCATCTGGACTGTAAACTtgagtcaatcaatcagtcagtcagctagAAAACTTGTGTATAGATTAAATTGTTTAGATCTTTGACTCAAATTATAAGAGCTTTGCTGCGTATAAATTGCAGTCTTCCACCTCCTAACGTTTGAACTGCGCGTTGATAGTTAAGTCTGTCCAAAAATGTAGTGTATagattaaattgtatatttgtagattCTTAGAAACTCTGCAAGCACTTGAGCAATGTGTCGCGTAGCTTGAGACGCGTCGTCGGTTTGCCACCGCAAATGATGTGTGTCTCATTGTCCTCAAACTTAATGGTCGTATCCTCGTTGACCAACTGCAGCGTCAAATTGCCTCCACTACGATCCATTTTGATGTTGGAGAAGCCATCCTGCGCTAGTCGCTTCATAAGCGCATCTACATCGATGCTTCCATATTCATATTTGACATTCTTGAGCACATCTTCCTTGGAGGGAACAGTGTTGTGACTGCCACTGCTCGAGCTGGGCTCCTCCTTGATGGTTTCCGCACACGGCTGTATGCAATGCACCTTGTCCTTGACCTGCAGCACTCCAGTGAGCGTGGACAGCGAGACGCCAGCGGTTACCTCTCGTGCCAATATCTTTTGCGCCAGCTCTGAGGCAATATAGATGCGATCCAGTTTGCGCTTCAAAGGCAGCCTGATGATCTCGCCACATTTGAAAGTAATAATCTTTTTGTCCGGTTGCTCGATAAACAGATTGGGTGCCGAGGGATGTGGCTTGGTGTATGCCTCGGGTATGACCAGCACATTGGGCTTCAGCTCCTTGATCAGCTTGTTGGCCTGCTGATAGTTGAGCGAGGTGTCGATAGGACAGTAGAAGGCTTTCATAGCCAACGGCTGGAAGGGCGCCAATACTTGCAGGTAAGGAAAATCGGGTTCCGTGAATATAATCGAATTGTTCGGGTTGTTGCCCCACATCTCGATAAAATGCACAGCGTCGCCAAAGCGCAGACTGGGATGGCCACAGAACACCACGCAGGGCTGTTGAGAAGGAAAGCAAgtttagtaataataataacaatatataatagTGATAACTGTTTCTAATATAAACAGTCAACTCACCTGTCGAAAGTCCTTGCTGAAACCCTCTGAGAACACGTGATTATAGTGCTTCAGTTTCGAGTTACGTAGGTAGAAGGCATGTGGAAAAGGATCGTCGGGCACATAGACCTTGTTCTGCTTAGCAGAGCTCAGCCACTCGGCCAAGATGTTGGAGTATGCCAACGAACTGTCCGCCACCGGCGATATGAAGAACATGGGCACATTATTGAGTCCAGCATTCTCCAGATTCTGCGTGAGGCACTCAAACAAGTCGTAGACAACACCCGAAGGATAACACGGAATCAGTGCTGAGCCATTGTTCCGTATGGTAAGCGCCACATTCATGCACAGCTCTCCCAACTTAGTGTCAGGATTTACAGTTGGCGCCTGTGTTAAACCCGTCATGATCAAGACATCCGCATGCTTGAGCGCCGACTGATTGATGGGACGCGGATGAGTTGTCAGCGTGGAGGAGCCGCTCACATAGCAGATCTTTTCGTGCGCAGTGCTCAGCACCCAGTTGCTGGAGCCGAGACAATACCCTGAACTAACAGGCGTGGCAATAAAAGCGCCTAGAATGTCCAGCTTCTCATCATAGCCCATGATGGTCACCTTGGATAGACTACCCTGCACATCTTTGAGACTGAAGATGGTGCGCCACTTCTTGGCACGGAAGGCTTCACTCAATGGACTCGGCAGTAGATGTAGTTTCTCCTTCCATAAGCGTGCTGTGCATGCTTTAGGCGAGACTTCAATGTAATCGACAAGTTCCTCGAGAAAGAAGCGTCCAATTTGCAGCGTTGGTTCCGTCGCATAGACTTTGCCCTTAAAGCCAGTATTTTCCGTTATATAGGGTAAAGCGAGCATGTTTAGATAGTTGGAGATAAGTATAACATCAATTTCGCTGAAATCAAGCATTTTGTCCATCGGCAAATTGAACTCGGGCACAGAGTCCACAAACACACGACCACAACACTCCTTGAGCTCGCCATCCATTTGTGGATCATGATCGCTGCTCGGCACAAAGTTTGGCAGATTGGAAAGCTTCAAACTCTGCACAAAGGGGAGCGGGAGGAAGTTGAGTACCGTTTGTTCGGTGAGACCGCAATCGAGCATTATGCGGAGTCCCTTGAACGTGATGATGTAGCATGGTTTCGCCAAGTCACCGCTAAGGCAAtactacaaaatttataagccagataaatttattattgtcattTCCCTTGATAACGTTTCTTGTTTGTCACTTACCAATCGCATCTTGATCGAGTATTGTTAAAACGGTGTCAACCGTTCTGTGATCAGCGTCGTTGTGGCGTCGAATAACTAATAAACAGCTGACCGCGAAAAACAAACGGCAATAAAGTCCTAAAATGCGACATCATGCATAACGCagtatattgaaatttgtaaacTGCGGTCACTCTGTTTCTTGTTAGTTTTTGAAATTCGACTAATCTTGTCGTTGCGATGTCTCAGCAAATCCGCGTTTTGCAATGCAAAGACTGTGATTTATACCAGGTTTGTTAAAGTAATTATATACTCTTGTCTTTTGTATTGAATTATTGTTGCTTAGGTGGACATTGTTAAAAAGTCCAACAAGTGGGAGTGCAAAGTTTGCCGCCAAAAGCAAGTCGTACTTCGTGAATTCTTTCGAGGAACTGGAGCCGAATGTCGCCTGAAAGTGCAGGAACTAAATCTGGAGCATGGACAGAAACGCCAtgcccaacaacaacgtcaGATATTAGATGCACAGGATGCTGAATTGGATACTGAAGTGTTGCCAGCCCAGCGAACAAGTAAATGGGCTGCTTTTGTGGATAAGCCGACAGAACAAGCATCAAGAAATGATTCCATGTCATCACAACCAGCTAACCGACCAAGTAAATTGGCTGCCTACGTGGATGAGCCCTTAAATCAACTACCAAAGGTTGATCGACGTACAAATAATAAACTCACCAAAGGATCTAGTAAATGGACTGCCTTTGTTGATGAACAGGAAGCACCACAGATGCGAAGGAAGTCTTCAGTAATAAGCCTGGACTCTGATGAAGTGGAGTTTTCCTCTGCGAAAAGCAGATCAAGTGGTTCCAACAAACGCAGGTCCGAAGATAATTCCAGTGCCAACATAAAGCCTTTTtccaaatggcaaaaattcCTTTGAACTCTTCTTAATGATATCACTAAGTTAAGCAACCAATAAAGTATTGTTGTAtaggtatttttattaaaattgatttgttttcataatatttgAAACGCGTAATGAAAGCCGTTGAGTACATATTTGATGTGTATAGAGAATCAACGCTTCCATCGGACTAATCGaatataattttgcatttaagaGTTCTGCATAATCtagaaaaaatgcaattaattgaattaatcattattattattatattatattgttagTTTGGGGTTCTTTGCTATTTacgttttgctttgttgctgctttcatAATAAATACGACGGCAACATGTTTGACAtgataaacatataaaatattcaatccattttcaattagtttcAATGGAAATAGTAGTTAGGCATTTGTAATCGGGGGCGTAATTCGTTTTCTGAATTACACAAGATTAGATTGAGAAGAAAAATGGTTGATTCATAATTATTGACGACAGACTACGTAGTATATTCCTAATTTGCTGAGTGCTGCGGCGGATGCTTAGGCCGTGGCGGGAACAGCCGGAGTTATGTCCTTCTTGGCAACCTTCTCATCCGAACCAGTTTCCTCGATGTCAGCGGGATCCGCTTCCGAAACGCCTGCCTTGCCGGATGAGCGACGTCGCTTGCGATTAATACGCCATGGACGTATGGGGAATTTCATGGCTGGCAGTTGTTCCATGCCAAGCACTTTGAACATCTGGCGGAAAGCAATGTAACGCAGAAAGAGTTGCGATGACACGGTGAGATCTTCACGTTCCTGCTTTGACAGTTGCTGCAGAGCATCGGTCGGGTCCTTCTCGCAGGGATCCAACAGACCGGGTCCATTGATCAGAAAACCCGATGACAAAGCCTCCATAATGCGACGCAAGCAGTCGCCAGGTGAGATGGGGAAACCAGCCGACGAAATCACCTTCTCCACCAGCAGCTCGAGCGACCATTGTGGCAGCGATTGCCACGACGAGACCCGCTGGCAAAGATCACGCAAAATGCGAATAACCATCACGCACGATTGCAAGCCAGTTGCACGTGCCTGGAACCATTTGGCATGACGTAAATCAGCAAGTGCCTGCCAAGGAaacattattcaaataaaacgtCTTTATGTGATGGGTA
This is a stretch of genomic DNA from Drosophila albomicans strain 15112-1751.03 chromosome 3, ASM965048v2, whole genome shotgun sequence. It encodes these proteins:
- the LOC117566806 gene encoding MRN complex-interacting protein isoform X2, whose translation is MSQQIRVLQCKDCDLYQSNKWECKVCRQKQVVLREFFRGTGAECRLKVQELNLEHGQKRHAQQQRQILDAQDAELDTEVLPAQRTSKWAAFVDKPTEQASRNDSMSSQPANRPSKLAAYVDEPLNQLPKVDRRTNNKLTKGSSKWTAFVDEQEAPQMRRKSSVISLDSDEVEFSSAKSRSSGSNKRRSEDNSSANIKPFSKWQKFL
- the LOC117566806 gene encoding MRN complex-interacting protein isoform X1, which translates into the protein MSQQIRVLQCKDCDLYQVDIVKKSNKWECKVCRQKQVVLREFFRGTGAECRLKVQELNLEHGQKRHAQQQRQILDAQDAELDTEVLPAQRTSKWAAFVDKPTEQASRNDSMSSQPANRPSKLAAYVDEPLNQLPKVDRRTNNKLTKGSSKWTAFVDEQEAPQMRRKSSVISLDSDEVEFSSAKSRSSGSNKRRSEDNSSANIKPFSKWQKFL
- the LOC117566805 gene encoding integrator complex subunit 9, with the protein product MRLYCLSGDLAKPCYIITFKGLRIMLDCGLTEQTVLNFLPLPFVQSLKLSNLPNFVPSSDHDPQMDGELKECCGRVFVDSVPEFNLPMDKMLDFSEIDVILISNYLNMLALPYITENTGFKGKVYATEPTLQIGRFFLEELVDYIEVSPKACTARLWKEKLHLLPSPLSEAFRAKKWRTIFSLKDVQGSLSKVTIMGYDEKLDILGAFIATPVSSGYCLGSSNWVLSTAHEKICYVSGSSTLTTHPRPINQSALKHADVLIMTGLTQAPTVNPDTKLGELCMNVALTIRNNGSALIPCYPSGVVYDLFECLTQNLENAGLNNVPMFFISPVADSSLAYSNILAEWLSSAKQNKVYVPDDPFPHAFYLRNSKLKHYNHVFSEGFSKDFRQPCVVFCGHPSLRFGDAVHFIEMWGNNPNNSIIFTEPDFPYLQVLAPFQPLAMKAFYCPIDTSLNYQQANKLIKELKPNVLVIPEAYTKPHPSAPNLFIEQPDKKIITFKCGEIIRLPLKRKLDRIYIASELAQKILAREVTAGVSLSTLTGVLQVKDKVHCIQPCAETIKEEPSSSSGSHNTVPSKEDVLKNVKYEYGSIDVDALMKRLAQDGFSNIKMDRSGGNLTLQLVNEDTTIKFEDNETHIICGGKPTTRLKLRDTLLKCLQSF
- the LOC117566803 gene encoding isoleucine--tRNA ligase, mitochondrial, with the protein product MLRVIRASVVTRFYSVKTAKKDAQKYTDTINLPRTKFPNRLTAAKREELERQILDHKIATAYQHQEQHKSKPTFVLHDGPPYANGQLHMGHAVNKILKDITLRQRVAHGQQVNYIPGWDCHGLPIELKATNAATVAAGEQSALEIRQKSRAFALEAIASQQQDFRSWGILASWQPDNIYLTFKPEFIANQLQMFYNLYERGLVYRDLKPVYWSPSSRTALAEAELEYDANFISPSVYLRFALKGLPTTDKQIFALVWTTTPWTLPSNQAICYNSSLEYVLVKLSNRSPDELYLMASALVADFEATTQLQCEIVQRLSGSDLSNCSYQHPIDKSQTALPFFDAAHVQDSKGTGLVHTAPAHGPDDFLISLANKLSVKCYVNEAGVYTQEAPEFLRDRSVLGEGNTLVLQHLAADVVHASQLQHSYPIDWRTKQPVIIRASEQWFINTDKLKAPAAAALEQVEIYPRVNAEASKKAMLTQLNKRPYWCISRQRAWGVPIPVLYKRHSKEVVVSEALIKHLCTLLHSEGSMDFWWSKPLEELLPEQLLKQLGCNAAELEKGSDIFDIWFDSGSTWSAVLKDNKVADLYLEGYDQFTGWFQSSLLTSIAARNCAPYKALFVHGFTVDEKGHKMSKSLGNVISPKQITKKYGTDALRWWVASHGTQHMAITVSDKLLQQSAESLSKVRGTLRYLNGVIQQGEQQQLSLQDASYLNKYLLHQLLNFEEEIEKLYNAYEYNRVVACIQNFLANQVSGIYVHLIKDRLYCGDEQQLKVIRHTLTQCYKQLCKALWPIAPFLIGESWSYFDAAGGAFHEQTVQGLKEWHNLEANQIVITALEVKRIINQQAGDVNSWHLAVNITCNSQQQLEQLSALNDGKLNEDVVNSELSEILQVGSVTLQAELNSGATAALVKLNSSDAELCPRCRRFNIVEEEICKRCANILAVKQ